The genomic stretch AATAAAATGTGGGCATATTATGTAGAGTTGTGAGTGCGGGCGAAGGCACACCTGTTACGATGAGTTTTTCGCAAGAGGGTGGTCGGTGGTTTTTGTTGGCCTAGGGACAAGGTGAGCTTCCATGCGTTCGTGCGGCAGGCTGTAGGGCACAATGGGAGCTTTCGGTTTAGCCTGACGGTTGCATGGCATCTGTTGCATATGCTACAGTCTCTAGTTAAGGATTCTGTCCCTACAAATCCAAGATGAGAAACAGGCATAGATAATCCCTCAAACAAATCGATCAAAGCATTGGTCATCTTTTGTAAAGCTTGAGCCTTCTCAGAAACAGACTTAGGTCCACACCGAGGGAAGGTACATTAACAAATCTAATGCCTATGTTGGTTAATGGTGATGAGGGCATATAGATCAGGTTTTCTTTGATTGTTGTAACGAGACTATTTGACCTATCATCGTGATTAAAGACAAATCCTTCCATTTTCTGGGCTTCAGTCTTTCCGCAATGGATAACATGTCAAGAGTACCCTTTTGTCACAAATAACAGCCGATCCACAATATTCTTGGTGACTCTTGGACAGATTTTTCAGTCTTGTGCATACGCAATATGATAACCATTTTATGTCATGCTATGTTAGGAAGGGGGCATTCCCATTGGCACACTAGGCAGCAAAAGCTTTTTCTTGGTTTTTTTTGTCCATCTTCACGAGGAAACTTCAAGATGGCAACGCGGACATCCCCGCTGGGGACTAGCACCTCATCCCTGATACCCATGATTTCCCCCGCTCCCTGTATTGGGGCTATCTTTCTCCCGCCCCTGTCCCTGATTGGAGTCACGGGGCCTCGACGGGTGCCACGCACCTGACTGCAAGTCAGGGGTGGCTTCGTTTTGTGTCGGTGTCACCATGGAGAAAGCCAAAGAGCGAGGGGAAGCAGAGCCGGGGAACCAAGCCACCAAGGGAGCAGGGCTGCAGGAGAGCTGACGTTGATGGAGGGGAGccactgaaagccctagtttggttttggataattgatgaaaccctagtactaacctctatgctaaatgtgtgtagacttaatgaggttggtacatgccaagtgatggagcaagtgatgatcaggTGATGTtgttgatgaccacaagatgatcaatttctcaacttggaaaagaagaaagagaaaaacaaaacccaatggagatcaaggcaaaggtattgcttagggttttggttttggtgatcaatcaccatagagggtgtgatcacatttaggatagatagccgtactataaagaggggaattctttggctaagcggttatcaagtgccactaggtgtcattgttcatgtgcatgcatttagaacctagtgagctaacttaactccttcaaagaaattgtttgtgaaattgctaacacacgtgcacttgttggtatacacgttgtggtgttggcacactttgagaaggaggtggagtttgaagggattcgacgcttttgagaaaatgaagtgcattttttctattgcgctggtggaaatttggagaagtcgcgggagtgttttctctctgagaaacactcaccggacgctgagtgtggaggcaccggacgcgggcctcagagtccggtgtgcttgaccctgctagggttgagcaccggacgcactctgagagcgtccggtggttagcgtccggtgtgagggcgttttgcaaccctctctccgcatgagtccggtgagcaccggacgctcagggtgcgtccggtggcttgcgtccggtgaccgtgcgagtttgcggagctctctgcgcatgggtccggtgtgcaccggaagCGTCTGGTGGtatcttgctcagcgtccggtgctctgcaggttaccgttagattctgacacgcggctgacgttggagcaccggatgcaggtgttgagcgtccggtgcccctttaagagcgtccggtgaccccgagttagacccagtgagagagccaacggctctatttgtttgaggggtctataaatagttgttggccggcttagggctcactctcttggcattcttgactactagacatccttgtgagcctaagcaaacacctcccactcatctccttcatagattaaacatctttgtgagattggaagtgattccaagtgcatttgcttgagtgattgcatctagtggcacttggggatcgttctagctgcggtttttcttgttactcttggtggttgccgccacctagacggcttggagcagtggaggaggattggcacgagttggtgattgttcgtggccatctcccggtgattgtgaggggtcttgtaccttccccggcggagagccgaaaggtaactctattggattgctcgtgtcattgagatatctcacttgtgggtaggttcttgtggtgtcctagtgaggacgaggttcgtgctacacctcttagccaccgaaccaccaagtgttggtcgacacaacggggacgtagcgtgccggcaagcacgtgaacctcgggagaaaaattgtgtgtctccattgtgattgttcattggatttctcccggtgattggacttcatattattgattggttcatcccctctacgcggcggtataaagttcaaaccatctcttttacattcccgcaaactagagtggcttacttacttgtatagaacctttaagtagctttctagtgtaagtagtgacatagctcttgtgtgcctagtgattatatcaactagaattgttggataggtggcttgcaaacaccacattagagctagagcaaaaagcttcgctttgttatttactaacctcttgctctagtgagtttgtagaatttttaaataggctattcactccccctctagccatattaggacctttcagccaCAACACCGCAAGAAGAAGCGTCGATTCGAATAAGCCATAACCATGGAGGGCGGTGCGACAGGAGTGGAGTGCAATGGCCTGCGGCAGTGGAAGGGTAGGGGCGCAAATTTGCGTTCCCCATCTCTGACTCCACATCGCGAGCGCGAGTCAGGAGGACGGCGGTCGCGAGTTTTGGAAAAGATGGGCGATGGCGTGAGGCAGTGTTGGGTTACCATGTGTTTTATTTTGGTTGGGCTGAATATCTAGCATCGGGTTTCTTTGGACTTGCTATCTGACCCAATGGATGACGGGGACGGGGAGTGCTGGAACGTTACTGCCCCCGCTTCCCCCAATGGGGATCAGTTTTGGTCCATAAACATCCCCGCGAGGATCAAGATTAGTCCATGAACATGCCCTAATGGATGAAATCCCCATCGAGGATCAGGGCCCTGTTGCCATCTTGAAGGAAACTAGATCTTCATAACAAATTGCCAAAAATTCATAGATTACGAGGGTTGATGTTCGTGGTtcatttgatttgatttgattttcAAGATTAATTTAATTAATTGGTTGATTAGTTAGCTTCATATATGCCTGCCTATGAGCAAGCAGCGCTTGCGGGCGTAATTAAGCGGTGACTAGGTGTGCAACTTGGAACGTAGTGGGGAAACATTACTCATGAAAATTGTGTGTCCTATTTTGTAGAGCGGGAGTTTGTGTTTCatcaaatgaaagaagaagaagaagaatggtaGAGGAGGCGGAGGGGACGAGGCATGTGATTTGAGAGTCGTGGATACTTGTATTTGGGAATCATGTGGCGTTCAGAAATATAGGGAAGGACATGAAGGCCAATGAAATGGGCACGTATATGTAGAACCGTGAGCGAGGGCGAAGGCACAACAAAGAAGAGTTTTCACAAGGAGTGATTGGTGGTTTTGTCGGCATACACACTCGTGCGCCTATGCGGCTAGTGGTGGGGTGTAATGGGCACTTTTCGGTTCGGCCTGTCGGTGGTATGGTGTCCGTTTTATTTGGCGGTATCGAGGGCCAAGAGGGACATGCCCCCTCGCCTCTCGCCCCGCGCTGGTCTTGCTAGTCTTGCTATTGCAATCTCTGTTTGTTGTTATCGGTTGCTGCTTCATCATTCGGCACCAAGACTCGAGAGCCAACACTTTTTGACGTGACTTGTCTCTATTTCGCTTCTCTTTTACATGCACTAGTGAGCGGTTCGTTGTGCAGTGCGTCAAAAATTTTGTTCTATCTTCACTGGGCGGCACTACTCTTAAACTTATCCGTCGAATCTGCCAGTCatttactatttttattttataacaaATCTGTGAATAGTACTAGCCAAGCAAACAGGACAACTGTCCTTTTTAATAGCGTGTCATCAAACACTGTAACGAAAGCGACATGCTCCCTCTTCGGCTAAACTAAGGAACGAACACATGTAGTAATTATTTGTAGCACCACTCGAACGGCCTCCTGCCGCTCTGATGATGGCGCGCCGGCCCGGCATCCCCGTAGACGAAGGAGCGGTACGCCATGAGGCCGCGCTCCTGGACCACGTCGCGGAGCGTCTCGGGCCGCAGCGCCGCGACGTAGAGGCCCAGCGCATCGAGGTGCCAGCCGCTCCGGCCCGTGAACCCGACCACCACGCCCCCTTCCATCGGGTACGAGAAGGGCACCCCGTCCGCGTCCGCGTCCCCGAACGGCCCGTGCACCGTGCCCCGGCTCGTCGTGAACGTCACCGACCGCACCACCAGCGGCGCCCCCCTGTGCGCCGCGCCGTAGCACCCGCTGACGCCCGTCAAGAACTCGTACGGGAAGTCCACGTCGATCTGCACGCCATCGATCGCCAATGGGAAAGTTATTATAAGCTAGGATTGGCGGGCACCGGGCGGGCAGCAGGCCGCCGGCCGGTCGATCGTTCGTCGTATATATAGCTACGTACCTTCACGGAGTGGCTGCGGTCCGTCCCGCCGCCGTGCTTCTCGCCGTGGACTGGGCGGCCGTTGCCGTCGGCGTACTCCACCCTTACCGACTCCAGGGAGCGGCCGTACGTGACGGTGATGCTCCGGACGCCCCGGTGCGGGCCGTCGTCCCACGGGCTCCCGCCGCGGCCTCCCCATGGCCCGACCTTGATGACCTTGGTCGACGCGACCATCCTCCGGTGGTGACCGCCCGGTTGCTGCTGAGGAAGCGGAaaacatacatatatacatgttGTTTAGGAAACATAGTTCATATGCTGAATGAAGGACAGACGCAGATGACATTACCATGATTAATATCTTGTCAGCGGAAACTGGAGGAGGATGTGAAAGAAGGATTCTTGGGAGGTGAGTGTGCAGTGAGAGAGAGATGCGTAGGCACAACGTAGTGCACTTCTACCAGCACTTATATATACACTACAGGTCCAGAAGAACCACAACTGAAATATATGTAGATTAATACGTACTATGTGCAAGTGGTGAGGGAATTGGATGCCCCGAAGTATCTGGTGTCCAGCATAATAATGAT from Sorghum bicolor cultivar BTx623 chromosome 3, Sorghum_bicolor_NCBIv3, whole genome shotgun sequence encodes the following:
- the LOC8069767 gene encoding jacalin-related lectin 19 isoform X2 translates to MQPGGHHRRMVASTKVIKVGPWGGRGGSPWDDGPHRGVRSITVTYGRSLESVRVEYADGNGRPVHGEKHGGGTDRSHSVKIDVDFPYEFLTGVSGCYGAAHRGAPLVVRSVTFTTSRGTVHGPFGDADADGVPFSYPMEGGVVVGFTGRSGWHLDALGLYVAALRPETLRDVVQERGLMAYRSFVYGDAGPARHHQSGRRPFEWCYK
- the LOC8069767 gene encoding jacalin-related lectin 19 isoform X1, translating into MQQPGGHHRRMVASTKVIKVGPWGGRGGSPWDDGPHRGVRSITVTYGRSLESVRVEYADGNGRPVHGEKHGGGTDRSHSVKIDVDFPYEFLTGVSGCYGAAHRGAPLVVRSVTFTTSRGTVHGPFGDADADGVPFSYPMEGGVVVGFTGRSGWHLDALGLYVAALRPETLRDVVQERGLMAYRSFVYGDAGPARHHQSGRRPFEWCYK